A stretch of the Actinoalloteichus fjordicus genome encodes the following:
- a CDS encoding glutaredoxin family protein, with protein sequence MSAHRVTLLVRESCHSCVEAEADVRRICHELDVPWSAVDVDTDLELRGEYGDRVPVILIDDVEHGYWRVEEPRFRAALAR encoded by the coding sequence ATGTCCGCTCATCGGGTGACCCTGCTGGTCAGAGAGTCCTGTCATTCCTGCGTCGAGGCCGAGGCCGACGTCCGGCGCATCTGCCACGAGCTCGACGTGCCCTGGTCGGCGGTGGACGTCGACACCGACCTGGAGCTGCGGGGGGAGTACGGCGACCGGGTGCCGGTCATCCTCATCGACGACGTCGAGCACGGGTACTGGCGCGTCGAGGAACCCCGGTTCCGCGCCGCGCTGGCTCGCTGA
- a CDS encoding redox-sensing transcriptional repressor Rex, translating into MTPVETSVVRERARAIPEAAVARLAVYLRVLSDLSRDGVTKISSEELSVATGVNSAKLRKDLSYIGSYGTRGVGYDVDVLVGQIERTLGLTRQHSVAVVGIGNLGHALANYGGFPGRGFPVAALFDVDPDLMGVPVGGMPVHHVDDIRRVCAELEVTIGVIATPAQGAQNVCDSLVQGGVRCILNFAPVVLQVPDYVEVRKVDLAVELQILSFHVARRADQEQDAALSAAHASDQAGVASVPGVVIPR; encoded by the coding sequence GTGACCCCCGTGGAGACCTCGGTGGTCCGAGAGCGGGCCAGGGCGATTCCCGAGGCGGCGGTGGCGCGACTGGCGGTGTATCTGCGGGTCCTCTCAGATCTGTCTCGCGACGGAGTGACCAAGATCTCCAGCGAGGAACTCTCCGTGGCGACCGGGGTCAACTCGGCGAAGCTGCGGAAAGACCTCTCGTACATCGGTTCCTACGGAACCAGGGGCGTCGGTTACGACGTCGACGTGCTCGTCGGTCAGATCGAGCGCACGCTGGGTCTCACCCGGCAGCACAGTGTCGCCGTGGTCGGCATCGGAAATCTGGGCCACGCCCTCGCCAACTACGGCGGATTCCCCGGTCGCGGATTCCCGGTCGCGGCACTGTTCGACGTCGATCCGGACCTGATGGGCGTCCCCGTCGGGGGGATGCCGGTGCATCACGTTGATGACATCAGACGGGTCTGTGCCGAACTGGAAGTCACCATCGGCGTGATCGCGACGCCCGCTCAGGGGGCGCAGAACGTCTGCGACAGTTTGGTTCAGGGCGGCGTGCGGTGCATCCTGAACTTCGCACCCGTCGTTCTTCAAGTCCCGGACTACGTCGAGGTGCGCAAAGTCGACCTAGCTGTGGAGTTGCAGATCTTGTCCTTCCATGTGGCCAGGCGGGCGGATCAGGAGCAGGACGCCGCGCTCTCGGCGGCCCACGCCTCGGATCAGGCAGGCGTCGCGAGCGTCCCCGGCGTGGTGATCCCGCGATGA
- a CDS encoding helix-turn-helix domain-containing protein: MSMQEEHTEGLGQVRFLTVAEVAALMRVSKMTVYRLVHSGELPAVRVGRSFRVQEKAVHSYLDRAYFDAG, encoded by the coding sequence ATGTCCATGCAGGAGGAGCACACAGAGGGACTCGGACAGGTTCGGTTTCTGACGGTCGCGGAGGTGGCCGCGCTCATGCGCGTCTCCAAGATGACCGTCTACCGACTCGTGCACTCGGGCGAGCTGCCCGCGGTGCGGGTGGGCCGGTCCTTCCGCGTTCAGGAGAAGGCAGTACACAGCTATCTGGACCGAGCGTATTTCGACGCGGGATGA
- a CDS encoding molybdopterin-dependent oxidoreductase: MMIALAAAAAALASGHLVAGLLDPSSSPFLAVGNTAIDLTPAPVKDFAIAVFGTADKIALLVGMALVIALAAVGAGLASRRSALVGTAAIGLFGLLGTAAVLVRPDFGPLSLAAPLVSLAVGVLAFRLLHSLAASAAEAEVRAMPGEQSAGPDRRRVLLSTGAVVLGAGAAGLGGQVLAGGIDPEAQRAEIGDLVPETPVPALPAGADFAKVGTPTFITPNEDFYRIDTALRVPRIRVEDWSLRIHGMVDRELTLTFDDLRSRPLVEKTITMVCVSNEIGGDLISTANFIGVPLRDVLEEAGVQSGAEQLFSTSSDGWTAGTPIDVLLESDRNALLAIGMNGEPLPAEHGFPVRMVVPGLYGFVSATKWLVDAEVTTFDRPAYWEQRGWAREAPIKTQSRIDRPRPFDEVPTGRLTAAGIAWAQHTGIDRVEVRLDGGAWQEALLSTEVNDQTWRMWRIELDVPSGSRRIECRATDRNGQTQPEERVNPVPDGATGWHSVLFTANG; the protein is encoded by the coding sequence ATGATGATCGCCCTGGCGGCGGCGGCTGCGGCCCTGGCCTCGGGCCACCTGGTCGCGGGGCTGCTCGATCCCAGCTCCTCGCCGTTCCTCGCCGTGGGCAACACGGCGATCGATCTCACACCGGCGCCGGTGAAGGACTTCGCCATCGCGGTGTTCGGCACGGCGGACAAGATCGCGCTGCTGGTCGGCATGGCGCTGGTGATCGCGCTGGCAGCGGTCGGTGCGGGGCTGGCGTCTCGACGCAGCGCCTTGGTCGGCACGGCCGCGATCGGCCTGTTCGGCCTGCTCGGCACGGCGGCGGTCCTGGTGCGTCCCGACTTCGGTCCGCTGTCGCTCGCCGCGCCCCTGGTGAGCCTGGCCGTGGGCGTCCTGGCCTTCCGACTGCTGCACTCCCTGGCGGCCTCGGCGGCCGAGGCAGAGGTGCGGGCGATGCCGGGAGAGCAGTCGGCAGGGCCGGACCGGCGGCGGGTGCTGCTCTCGACCGGTGCCGTGGTCCTCGGCGCCGGTGCGGCGGGCCTGGGCGGTCAGGTCTTGGCGGGCGGCATCGATCCCGAGGCACAGCGGGCCGAGATCGGCGATCTGGTCCCCGAGACACCTGTGCCCGCGCTGCCTGCGGGCGCGGACTTCGCCAAGGTGGGCACGCCGACGTTCATCACGCCGAACGAGGACTTCTACCGCATCGACACCGCACTGCGCGTGCCGAGGATCAGGGTCGAGGACTGGAGCCTGCGGATTCACGGGATGGTGGATCGGGAGCTGACCCTCACCTTCGACGATCTCCGGAGCAGGCCGCTGGTCGAGAAGACGATCACCATGGTCTGTGTGTCGAACGAGATCGGCGGGGATCTGATCTCCACCGCGAACTTCATCGGCGTGCCGCTGCGGGACGTCCTCGAGGAGGCAGGCGTCCAGTCCGGCGCCGAGCAGCTCTTCAGCACCAGCTCCGACGGCTGGACGGCCGGGACCCCGATCGACGTCCTGCTGGAGTCCGACCGGAACGCGTTGCTGGCCATCGGGATGAACGGCGAGCCGCTGCCCGCCGAGCACGGATTCCCGGTCCGCATGGTCGTTCCCGGACTCTACGGATTCGTCTCCGCGACCAAATGGCTGGTCGATGCCGAGGTGACCACCTTCGACCGGCCTGCCTACTGGGAGCAGCGCGGCTGGGCGCGGGAGGCGCCGATCAAGACGCAGTCCCGGATCGACCGGCCGCGGCCCTTCGACGAGGTGCCGACGGGGCGACTCACGGCGGCGGGCATCGCGTGGGCACAGCACACCGGCATCGACCGGGTCGAGGTCCGACTCGACGGCGGTGCGTGGCAGGAGGCGCTGCTGTCGACCGAGGTCAACGACCAGACCTGGCGGATGTGGCGCATCGAACTCGACGTGCCGTCGGGCAGCAGGCGGATCGAATGTCGTGCGACGGATCGCAACGGCCAGACCCAGCCGGAGGAGCGCGTGAATCCGGTTCCCGACGGCGCCACCGGCTGGCATTCCGTGCTCTTCACGGCGAACGGCTGA
- a CDS encoding fasciclin domain-containing protein has translation MRKTRQNVIVGVLAALALTVTACSSGEDGADDSGMAGAATAEETTEQTDSSDDMGSDMEPAAGAGVTTPEDTFGPACADLPQGDEPGSLDSMGPQPVADAASTNPVLTQLVAAVGAVPGLADNLNGADALTVFAPADSAFDALGEDAFNELAADPDALSEILSYHVVGERLDAEGVAEAGTLPTLQGGELTIEGEGESMTVNGAAIACGNIPTANATVFVIDTVLTPQS, from the coding sequence GTGCGTAAGACCAGGCAGAACGTGATCGTCGGCGTGTTGGCCGCTCTGGCTCTCACGGTGACGGCATGCAGCAGCGGTGAGGACGGGGCCGACGACAGCGGAATGGCGGGCGCCGCCACCGCCGAGGAGACCACCGAGCAGACCGACTCCTCCGACGACATGGGCTCGGACATGGAGCCTGCCGCCGGCGCGGGCGTCACCACCCCCGAAGACACCTTCGGCCCGGCGTGCGCGGACCTTCCGCAGGGTGACGAGCCCGGCTCGCTCGACTCGATGGGGCCGCAGCCGGTGGCCGACGCGGCGAGCACCAACCCGGTGCTGACCCAGCTCGTCGCCGCCGTGGGCGCGGTTCCCGGCCTGGCCGACAACCTCAACGGTGCCGACGCCCTGACCGTGTTCGCCCCGGCCGACTCGGCCTTCGACGCCCTGGGCGAGGACGCCTTCAACGAGCTGGCGGCCGACCCCGACGCGCTGAGCGAGATCCTCAGCTACCACGTCGTCGGTGAGCGTCTCGACGCCGAGGGCGTCGCCGAGGCGGGCACCCTCCCGACGCTGCAGGGCGGCGAGTTGACCATTGAGGGCGAGGGCGAGTCGATGACCGTCAACGGTGCGGCGATCGCCTGCGGCAACATCCCGACTGCGAATGCCACCGTGTTCGTCATCGACACGGTCCTCACGCCCCAGAGCTGA
- a CDS encoding HAD family hydrolase: protein MPLWRKRENSRQLEERAARAGQASAEAAATSPPPEAGDQYLQRPDLTAAAFFDVDNTMMMGASMFHFARGLAARKFFTTSDLVGFAWQQVKFRVGGRENPGDVQASREQALSFVAGRKVEDILQLSEEIYDELMADRIWTGTRALAQMHLDAGQRVWLVTATPVELAQTIARRLGLTGALGTVAESRDGVYTGRLVGDLLHGRSKAQAVRALAAAQGLHLRRCSAYSDSSNDIPMLTTVGTAVAVNPDQTLREHARRQGWEIRDFRTGRRAARIGVNSVLGASALAGAVAAGLRYRKRPRV from the coding sequence GTGCCACTGTGGCGGAAGCGCGAGAACAGCCGGCAACTGGAGGAGCGGGCTGCGCGCGCGGGGCAGGCTTCAGCCGAGGCGGCCGCGACGTCCCCACCACCCGAGGCGGGGGACCAGTATCTTCAGCGCCCCGACCTGACTGCTGCGGCCTTCTTCGACGTGGACAACACGATGATGATGGGCGCATCGATGTTCCACTTCGCCAGAGGTCTGGCCGCTCGCAAGTTCTTCACCACCTCTGATCTGGTTGGGTTCGCCTGGCAGCAGGTCAAGTTCCGGGTGGGCGGACGGGAGAATCCCGGGGACGTGCAGGCCAGCCGCGAACAAGCACTGTCCTTCGTGGCAGGTCGCAAGGTCGAGGACATCCTCCAGCTCAGCGAGGAGATCTACGACGAGCTGATGGCCGACCGGATCTGGACCGGCACCCGCGCACTCGCCCAGATGCATCTGGACGCCGGGCAGCGGGTCTGGCTGGTCACCGCCACCCCCGTCGAACTGGCCCAGACGATCGCGCGCAGGCTGGGGTTGACCGGTGCGCTCGGCACGGTCGCGGAGAGCCGAGACGGCGTGTACACAGGTCGGCTGGTCGGTGACCTCCTGCACGGCAGGTCGAAGGCCCAGGCGGTCCGCGCGCTCGCTGCGGCACAGGGTCTCCACCTGCGCCGCTGCAGCGCCTATTCGGACTCCTCCAACGACATCCCGATGCTCACCACGGTGGGCACCGCCGTCGCCGTCAACCCCGACCAGACGCTGCGGGAGCACGCGCGGCGACAGGGCTGGGAGATCAGAGACTTCCGCACCGGCAGGCGTGCGGCTCGGATCGGGGTCAACTCGGTCCTCGGTGCGAGCGCACTGGCCGGTGCCGTCGCCGCAGGCCTGCGGTATCGCAAGCGCCCCCGCGTCTGA
- a CDS encoding acyl-CoA dehydrogenase family protein: MSAPVVDHRSPDPEAAELIALVREIGRRELAPQVNEAEAEHRFPRDLFRTLGRAGLLGLPYPEDHGGGGLRQELYLQVVEELSRYWLAVGLGVSVHTLACHGLASFGTPEQQARWLPEMLGGDQLGAYCLSEPHAGSDAAALRTRAEVQPDGGYRLTGTKAWITHGGVADFYLVLARTGEAGPKGISAFLVRSDDEGISAAPPERKMGARSSVTAQVSFDGVPLSADRLIGAPGGGFGVAMSALACGRLGIAAGAVGVAQAALDVAVAYARERTAFGRSIADFQGVSFLLADAAAGIEAARQLYLYAARRKDDGLPFSTEAAMAKLIATDTCMRVTTDMVQVLGGAGYVEDHPVERYMREAKMLQIVEGTNQIQRLVIGRELVQG; the protein is encoded by the coding sequence GTGAGTGCGCCCGTCGTTGATCATCGATCGCCCGATCCCGAAGCAGCCGAGCTGATCGCCTTGGTCCGAGAGATCGGCCGCCGCGAACTGGCACCACAGGTGAACGAGGCCGAGGCCGAGCACAGATTCCCCAGGGACCTGTTCCGGACCCTCGGCAGGGCGGGCCTTCTCGGGCTGCCCTATCCCGAGGACCACGGTGGTGGCGGCCTGCGGCAGGAGCTCTATCTCCAGGTCGTGGAGGAACTCTCCCGGTACTGGCTGGCCGTCGGCCTCGGGGTCAGCGTGCACACCCTCGCCTGTCACGGACTCGCCTCCTTCGGCACGCCGGAACAGCAGGCCAGGTGGCTGCCGGAGATGTTGGGTGGCGACCAGCTCGGCGCCTACTGCCTGTCCGAGCCGCATGCGGGCTCCGATGCGGCCGCCCTGCGGACGCGCGCGGAGGTCCAGCCCGACGGCGGCTACCGGCTCACCGGCACCAAGGCGTGGATCACGCACGGCGGTGTCGCGGACTTCTACCTGGTGCTGGCCCGTACCGGCGAGGCCGGACCGAAGGGGATCAGCGCCTTCCTGGTCCGGTCCGACGACGAGGGGATCTCGGCGGCCCCGCCGGAGCGCAAGATGGGCGCCAGGTCCTCGGTGACGGCCCAGGTGTCCTTCGACGGCGTCCCCCTGTCCGCCGATCGGCTGATCGGCGCGCCGGGCGGGGGCTTCGGCGTGGCGATGTCCGCGCTGGCCTGCGGCAGGCTCGGCATCGCGGCAGGCGCCGTCGGAGTCGCGCAGGCCGCCCTGGACGTCGCCGTCGCCTATGCCAGAGAGCGCACCGCCTTCGGTCGCTCGATCGCCGACTTCCAGGGCGTCTCGTTCCTGCTCGCCGACGCGGCGGCGGGCATCGAGGCGGCACGGCAGCTGTACCTCTACGCCGCCCGTCGCAAGGACGACGGCCTGCCCTTCTCCACCGAGGCCGCGATGGCCAAGCTGATCGCCACCGACACCTGCATGCGGGTCACCACCGACATGGTCCAGGTGCTGGGCGGCGCAGGCTACGTCGAAGATCACCCGGTCGAGCGCTACATGCGGGAGGCCAAGATGCTCCAGATCGTGGAGGGCACGAACCAGATCCAGCGACTGGTGATCGGCCGCGAACTGGTACAAGGATGA
- a CDS encoding sigma-70 family RNA polymerase sigma factor, producing the protein MPKPETDAWELVRAAQAGDPQAFALIYRRYAGLVHRYTLHRLGDHGLAEDLTSETFLRALRRIGTLRYQGRDLGAWLVTIARNLVFDHLKSSRHRLEVPTEDPNSRLPAHHLALDPEQQVLARMTLVEVTGQLGRLVADQQECLRLRFLYGLSVAETAHLLGRNEAAVRALQQRAVRRLAGLLRTSLR; encoded by the coding sequence ATGCCCAAGCCCGAGACGGATGCCTGGGAACTGGTCAGGGCCGCCCAGGCAGGCGACCCCCAGGCCTTCGCCCTGATCTACCGGCGCTACGCGGGACTCGTCCACCGGTACACGCTGCATCGGCTCGGGGACCACGGCCTCGCCGAGGATCTGACCAGCGAGACCTTCCTCCGCGCGCTCCGGCGCATCGGAACACTGCGCTACCAGGGTCGCGACCTCGGCGCCTGGCTCGTCACCATCGCCAGGAACCTCGTCTTCGATCACCTGAAGTCGAGCCGACACCGCCTGGAGGTCCCCACGGAGGACCCCAACTCCCGACTCCCCGCGCATCACCTGGCCTTGGACCCAGAACAACAGGTGCTTGCGCGGATGACCCTCGTCGAGGTCACGGGCCAACTCGGCAGGCTCGTTGCCGACCAGCAGGAATGCCTGCGACTGCGCTTTCTCTACGGCCTGTCCGTCGCCGAGACCGCCCACCTGCTCGGCCGCAACGAGGCAGCCGTCCGTGCCCTTCAGCAACGCGCGGTGCGGCGCCTGGCGGGACTTCTGCGCACGAGCCTGCGATGA
- a CDS encoding lysophospholipid acyltransferase family protein — protein sequence MADARVIPLHAVDRRTTSTGTGSQRRVKAVPDLGAAGSGAELPGSASEGQPSGTQTGSPTPAETSGTGHETSSATAGGARPPDPASAGPGDARATGVRDRATGQANPDPAHAGASRAESGHSGSGAGSRAAGAGSADAGWEERAAEALAFLQRRLTGDYRVDDFGFDPDLTDSVFLPPLRPLYEKWFRVEALGLDNIPTEGGALVVANHSGTVPLDALMTTVAIHDHHPGRRHLRMLGADLVFRLPVVGAIARKAGHTLACNPDAERLLRAGEVVGVWPEGFKGIGKPFRDRYKLQRFGRGGFVSAALRTGVPIVPCSIVGAEETYPLLGDLKPLARLLGLPYFPVTPLFPWLGPLGAIPLPSKWYIEFGEPIVTADFGEDACEDPMLVFNLTDQVRETIQQTLYRLLARRGGVFTD from the coding sequence GTGGCCGATGCTCGGGTGATCCCGTTGCATGCCGTCGATCGTCGGACGACGTCGACGGGTACGGGATCGCAGCGACGAGTCAAGGCGGTGCCCGATCTCGGGGCCGCCGGGTCCGGCGCCGAACTGCCCGGCTCGGCGTCCGAAGGGCAGCCGTCCGGGACGCAGACCGGATCTCCGACCCCCGCCGAGACGAGCGGAACCGGCCACGAGACCTCCTCGGCGACAGCCGGCGGGGCTCGGCCGCCGGATCCCGCCTCCGCCGGACCAGGGGACGCTCGGGCCACGGGCGTGCGGGACCGGGCCACGGGGCAGGCCAACCCGGATCCCGCCCACGCAGGCGCCTCCCGAGCGGAGTCCGGACACTCGGGCTCCGGGGCGGGCTCGAGGGCTGCAGGCGCGGGGTCCGCAGATGCGGGCTGGGAGGAGCGGGCCGCCGAGGCGCTGGCCTTCCTACAGCGCAGGCTCACCGGCGACTATCGGGTGGACGACTTCGGCTTCGACCCCGACCTGACGGACTCGGTGTTCCTGCCCCCGCTGCGCCCGCTGTACGAGAAGTGGTTCCGGGTGGAGGCGCTCGGGCTGGACAACATCCCGACCGAGGGCGGCGCACTCGTGGTGGCGAACCACTCGGGCACCGTGCCGCTGGACGCCTTGATGACCACGGTGGCCATCCATGATCACCATCCGGGTAGACGGCATCTGCGGATGCTCGGCGCCGACCTGGTGTTCCGGCTGCCCGTCGTCGGGGCGATTGCCAGGAAGGCGGGGCACACGCTGGCCTGCAATCCGGACGCGGAGCGGCTCCTGCGCGCGGGCGAGGTCGTCGGGGTCTGGCCGGAGGGCTTCAAGGGCATCGGCAAGCCGTTCCGAGACCGGTACAAGCTGCAACGCTTCGGTCGGGGCGGCTTCGTCTCCGCCGCGCTGCGCACCGGGGTGCCCATCGTGCCGTGCTCGATCGTCGGAGCCGAGGAGACCTATCCGCTCCTCGGCGATCTCAAGCCGCTGGCGAGGCTGCTGGGACTGCCCTACTTCCCGGTCACGCCGCTCTTTCCCTGGCTCGGCCCGCTGGGGGCGATCCCGCTGCCCTCGAAGTGGTACATCGAGTTCGGCGAGCCGATCGTCACCGCCGACTTCGGCGAGGACGCCTGCGAGGACCCGATGCTGGTGTTCAACCTGACCGATCAGGTGCGCGAGACCATCCAGCAGACGCTGTATCGGCTGCTGGCCCGCCGGGGCGGCGTCTTCACCGACTGA
- a CDS encoding 30S ribosomal protein bS22 codes for MGSVIKKRRKRMSKKKHRKLLRKTRVQRRKLGK; via the coding sequence ATGGGCTCGGTTATCAAGAAGCGCCGCAAGCGGATGTCGAAGAAGAAGCACCGCAAGCTGCTTCGCAAGACCCGTGTGCAGCGGCGCAAGTTGGGCAAGTAG
- a CDS encoding NAD-dependent epimerase/dehydratase family protein, with product MKPRVVLVTGVAGFLGGSLAARLARDPEVERVLGVDVVPPAPELRHALGRAEFIRADIRNPLIAKVVAAARVDTVVHTAVTPSASSRGSRSVMKEMNVLGTMQLLAACQTAPTVDRLVLKSSSAVYGASSRDPAMFTEQMGPKELPSGGYAKDAAEIEGYLRAFGRRRPDVDITTLRFVNFIGPNIDTALTRYFALPVVPTVLGHDARVQLLHPEDALAVLERATLCRLPGVFNVGGDGVIMLSQAVRRAGRVPLPVPSTAVRPVGNLLRGTRLLDLSPDQVRFLNFGRVLDTTLLKERFGFTPRWTTRQAFDDFVTSRGLRPVVDQEWLATAERGMRNRAAAAQADRTG from the coding sequence ATGAAGCCTCGCGTGGTGCTGGTGACCGGCGTCGCGGGCTTCCTCGGCGGCAGTCTGGCGGCGCGGCTCGCGCGAGATCCCGAGGTCGAGCGGGTGCTGGGAGTGGACGTCGTGCCGCCCGCACCCGAGCTTCGACATGCCCTGGGCCGGGCCGAATTCATCCGGGCCGACATTCGCAATCCGTTGATCGCCAAGGTGGTCGCCGCCGCCAGGGTGGACACCGTCGTGCACACCGCCGTCACCCCGTCGGCCTCGTCGCGAGGCAGCCGATCGGTGATGAAGGAGATGAACGTCCTCGGCACGATGCAGCTCCTCGCCGCGTGCCAGACGGCGCCGACCGTCGATCGGCTGGTGCTGAAGTCCTCCAGCGCCGTCTACGGCGCCAGCTCCCGCGACCCGGCGATGTTCACCGAGCAGATGGGCCCCAAGGAGCTGCCCTCCGGCGGCTACGCCAAGGACGCCGCCGAGATCGAGGGCTACCTGCGCGCGTTCGGCAGGCGCAGGCCCGATGTGGACATCACCACGCTGCGGTTCGTCAACTTCATCGGGCCGAACATCGACACGGCGCTGACCCGGTATTTCGCCCTGCCCGTCGTCCCGACGGTGCTGGGCCACGACGCTCGCGTGCAGCTGCTGCATCCCGAAGACGCCCTGGCGGTGCTCGAACGCGCCACGCTGTGTCGGCTGCCGGGCGTGTTCAACGTCGGCGGCGACGGCGTCATCATGCTGTCGCAGGCGGTGCGGCGGGCCGGGCGGGTGCCGTTGCCGGTGCCGAGCACCGCCGTGCGGCCGGTCGGCAATCTACTGCGCGGCACGCGGCTGCTGGATCTCTCCCCGGACCAGGTGCGATTCCTGAACTTCGGCCGGGTGCTCGACACGACGCTGCTCAAGGAGCGCTTCGGCTTCACCCCGAGGTGGACCACCCGTCAGGCCTTCGACGACTTCGTGACGAGTCGCGGGCTCCGCCCGGTCGTCGATCAAGAGTGGCTCGCGACGGCCGAGCGCGGCATGCGGAATCGAGCGGCGGCGGCACAGGCTGATCGGACCGGTTGA